A window of Novosphingobium terrae contains these coding sequences:
- a CDS encoding FecR family protein, whose protein sequence is MDDAWRKAQHEAADWLILLREEPEDAGLAQHFEHWLDADPLHVRAWASVEGVFEAIGDHPPPPAATAEPARRRWPNRRLVGASAGLALAACLAFAILPWARLHWQADVITGAGETRDLRLADGSRVRLGPESALALPGQGHDRTVRLLAGQAWFEVKHDPAAPFRVRAGHITAIDVGTAFDVRRMGKVTSVAVAQGAVRVLDLGTAPATTRSLTAGQWVSIARDHALIEGQEAPGLVGAWRNGTVVIRNRTLSEAIQELRPWYGGGIILTDAAFGQQRIDGVYDARSPAVALDALVLSRGGVVRHVTPWLMIVSAH, encoded by the coding sequence ATGGATGACGCCTGGCGCAAGGCCCAGCATGAGGCCGCCGACTGGCTGATCCTGCTGCGCGAGGAGCCCGAGGATGCCGGGCTGGCCCAGCATTTCGAACATTGGCTGGATGCCGATCCCCTGCATGTCCGCGCCTGGGCCAGCGTGGAGGGCGTGTTCGAGGCCATAGGCGATCACCCTCCGCCCCCCGCCGCTACTGCGGAGCCTGCCCGGCGCCGCTGGCCGAACCGGCGCTTGGTGGGGGCGTCGGCGGGGCTAGCGCTGGCGGCCTGTCTGGCGTTCGCCATCCTGCCATGGGCGCGGTTGCATTGGCAGGCCGATGTGATCACCGGCGCCGGCGAAACGCGCGATCTGCGCCTCGCCGATGGCAGTCGGGTGCGGCTCGGCCCTGAAAGCGCCCTTGCCCTGCCCGGGCAGGGACATGACAGGACGGTGCGCCTGCTGGCAGGGCAGGCGTGGTTTGAGGTGAAGCATGATCCCGCCGCACCGTTCCGCGTCAGGGCCGGGCACATCACGGCTATCGATGTGGGGACGGCCTTCGATGTGCGGCGCATGGGCAAGGTGACCAGCGTGGCCGTGGCGCAGGGCGCGGTGCGCGTGCTCGATCTGGGCACGGCGCCCGCCACCACGCGCTCGCTCACCGCCGGGCAATGGGTCTCCATCGCCAGAGATCACGCACTGATCGAGGGGCAGGAGGCGCCCGGACTGGTCGGCGCATGGCGCAACGGCACCGTCGTCATCCGCAACCGCACCCTGTCCGAGGCGATTCAGGAGTTGCGCCCCTGGTATGGCGGCGGGATCATCCTGACCGATGCCGCTTTCGGTCAACAGCGGATCGATGGCGTCTATGATGCCCGATCCCCGGCCGTGGCGCTGGACGCGCTGGTGCTGTCGCGCGGGGGCGTGGTGCGGCATGTGACGCCATGGCTGATGATCGTCTCCGCGCATTAG
- a CDS encoding sigma-70 family RNA polymerase sigma factor, whose product MKNQPATLNFYTAHRRMLVDYAMQITGDRALAEDIVQDAWLALAAQGGDVIVLDPRAYLRRTIRNLAINALRRKVRERKIGGEELDASVLEVAQDAPSPEADVIARTELACVMGVLATLPERQRVAIEMYRFGGHKLREIAEHLGVSIPLVHLLVSEGLAICSERCGLERLSAKNR is encoded by the coding sequence TTGAAAAACCAGCCTGCCACCTTGAACTTCTACACCGCGCATCGCCGCATGCTGGTGGATTATGCCATGCAGATCACCGGTGATCGCGCTCTGGCCGAGGACATCGTGCAGGATGCCTGGCTGGCGCTGGCGGCGCAGGGCGGCGATGTGATCGTGCTGGACCCGCGTGCCTATCTGCGCCGCACCATCCGCAATCTGGCGATCAATGCGCTGCGCCGGAAGGTGCGGGAGCGCAAGATCGGCGGGGAAGAGCTGGACGCCTCGGTGTTGGAGGTGGCTCAGGACGCGCCTTCGCCCGAGGCCGATGTGATCGCGCGGACCGAACTGGCCTGCGTGATGGGCGTGCTGGCCACCCTGCCCGAGCGCCAGCGTGTGGCCATCGAGATGTACCGTTTCGGCGGCCACAAGCTGCGCGAAATCGCCGAGCATCTGGGCGTGTCGATCCCGCTGGTCCATCTGCTGGTCTCCGAAGGGCTGGCGATCTGCTCGGAGCGCTGCGGGCTGGAGCGGCTTTCCGCAAAAAATCGCTGA
- a CDS encoding TonB-dependent receptor, translated as MTMAMTAAWLLAGSMLAGTPGGAMAQTAAATRSFAIPAQPLPDAIVIFSQQSGLQVTADAGLMSGRSGAAVSGAIAPAAALSQLLAGTGLTFRFVADHAVRLEAAPQAQGSAIALGPVQVEGQGADSATPSVAPLEAIRGLPPAYAGGMLARGQRVGIQGNQDIMDTPYTVTTYTTEAVQNTPSAQTVMDVLSTLSPSARNQWNSAGSSASQVNLRGFSVGSGDIGYGGLYGVLPTWSVAPELAERIELLEGPTAFLTGMPPGGSVGGAVNLVPKRATDVPITQVTASFSGKSQLGGHVDLGRRFGDAGQFGVRFNGVYRDGNTAIDHNRDRTALASLGLDYRSDTVRLSADLGYQDRVIRGISPYLVLNPGQDIPAPPRASLNSGQPWSRFSSQDWFGALRAEADLSDHITLHAAAGGDIWKQHDLEDGNHTLTDAQGDVTVNQWNIPGRQKTWSVAAGANGWVDTGPVHHKLSLDGTALGTTFWGWTGNTGPDLTSNIYAPSFYPGPDIPEAPAVKQYTTRLYSLAVGDKLSVLDERVQLTLGGRLQRVQAINYDNDTGAVSSSYDRSTFSPSFGLLVKPLKPLSLYVNYIQGLRQGTAVTQPYANAGTVFPPYKTSQYEAGIKLDLGSFATTLSLYQLAQPSLLVDTPSNTMKLIGKQRNRGLELNIFGEPVKGLRVTGGVSLIDPVLTQTQDGLDNGKTASMTPGVQSNVALEWDVPRLHGLTLTGRFIYTGWQYFDLDTGYDRRIIPSWTRVDLGVRYVLDRLLAKPVTLRLDVQNIANRSYWASGCCSAYVMEGLPRNISASATFNF; from the coding sequence ATGACAATGGCCATGACGGCGGCATGGCTGCTGGCCGGCAGCATGCTGGCCGGAACGCCCGGCGGGGCCATGGCCCAGACCGCCGCTGCCACCAGAAGCTTTGCCATCCCGGCCCAGCCTCTGCCCGATGCCATCGTGATCTTCAGCCAGCAATCGGGCCTGCAGGTCACCGCCGATGCCGGGCTGATGAGCGGGCGCAGCGGCGCTGCAGTCTCCGGCGCGATTGCGCCGGCGGCGGCGCTCAGCCAGCTGCTGGCGGGCACGGGCCTGACCTTCCGTTTCGTGGCCGACCATGCGGTGCGCCTTGAAGCTGCACCTCAGGCGCAGGGCTCCGCCATTGCGCTGGGGCCGGTACAGGTGGAAGGGCAGGGCGCTGACAGTGCTACCCCCTCGGTCGCCCCGCTCGAAGCGATCCGCGGCCTGCCGCCCGCCTACGCCGGGGGCATGCTGGCGCGCGGCCAGCGTGTGGGCATCCAGGGCAATCAGGACATCATGGACACGCCCTACACCGTCACCACCTATACGACGGAGGCGGTGCAGAACACGCCTTCGGCGCAGACGGTGATGGATGTGCTCAGCACGCTCTCGCCCTCGGCGCGCAACCAGTGGAACAGCGCGGGCAGCTCGGCCAGTCAGGTCAATCTGCGCGGCTTCAGCGTCGGCTCGGGCGATATCGGCTATGGCGGGCTTTATGGCGTGCTGCCGACATGGTCGGTGGCGCCCGAACTGGCCGAGCGGATCGAACTGCTCGAAGGGCCCACCGCTTTCCTCACCGGCATGCCGCCGGGCGGCTCGGTGGGCGGGGCGGTCAATCTCGTCCCCAAGCGTGCCACCGATGTGCCGATCACGCAGGTGACGGCCAGCTTCTCGGGCAAGTCGCAGCTGGGCGGCCATGTCGATCTGGGCCGCCGCTTTGGTGACGCGGGGCAGTTCGGCGTGCGTTTCAACGGCGTCTATCGCGACGGCAACACCGCCATTGATCACAACCGCGACCGCACGGCGCTGGCCTCGCTGGGGCTGGACTATCGCAGCGATACGGTGCGGCTCTCCGCCGATCTGGGCTATCAGGACCGGGTGATCCGAGGCATTTCGCCCTATCTGGTGCTCAATCCGGGGCAGGACATTCCCGCGCCGCCCCGCGCCAGCCTGAACAGCGGCCAACCCTGGAGCCGTTTTTCCAGTCAGGACTGGTTCGGTGCCCTGCGCGCCGAGGCGGATCTCTCCGACCATATCACCCTGCATGCCGCCGCGGGCGGCGACATCTGGAAGCAGCATGATCTGGAGGACGGCAATCACACGCTGACCGATGCGCAGGGCGATGTCACCGTCAACCAATGGAACATTCCGGGCAGACAGAAGACGTGGTCGGTGGCGGCGGGGGCCAATGGCTGGGTCGACACCGGGCCGGTGCATCACAAGCTCAGCCTCGACGGCACGGCGCTGGGCACCACCTTCTGGGGCTGGACGGGCAATACGGGCCCCGATCTCACCTCCAACATCTATGCGCCCAGCTTCTATCCCGGGCCCGACATTCCCGAGGCGCCTGCGGTCAAGCAATACACCACCCGCCTTTACAGTCTGGCCGTGGGCGACAAGCTCTCGGTGCTGGACGAGCGTGTGCAGCTGACGCTGGGTGGCCGCCTGCAGCGCGTGCAGGCGATCAATTACGACAACGATACGGGCGCGGTCAGCTCGTCCTATGATCGCAGCACCTTCAGCCCCTCCTTCGGGCTGCTGGTCAAGCCGCTGAAACCGCTTTCGCTCTATGTGAACTATATTCAGGGGTTGCGGCAGGGCACGGCCGTCACTCAGCCCTATGCCAATGCCGGAACCGTCTTCCCGCCCTACAAGACCAGCCAGTATGAGGCCGGGATCAAGCTGGATCTGGGCAGTTTTGCCACCACCCTGTCGCTCTATCAGCTGGCCCAGCCCAGCCTGCTGGTCGATACGCCCAGCAACACGATGAAGCTGATCGGCAAGCAGCGCAACCGCGGGTTGGAGCTGAACATCTTCGGCGAGCCGGTGAAGGGCCTGCGCGTGACCGGCGGCGTCAGCCTGATCGATCCGGTGCTGACCCAGACGCAGGACGGGCTGGACAATGGCAAGACCGCCAGCATGACGCCGGGCGTGCAGAGCAATGTCGCGCTGGAATGGGATGTTCCCCGCCTGCATGGCCTGACGCTGACCGGGCGCTTCATCTACACCGGCTGGCAGTATTTCGATCTCGACACCGGCTATGACCGCCGCATCATCCCGTCGTGGACGCGGGTGGATCTGGGGGTGCGCTATGTGCTGGACAGGCTGCTGGCCAAGCCGGTGACCTTGCGGCTGGACGTGCAGAACATCGCCAACCGCAGCTATTGGGCCTCCGGCTGCTGCAGCGCCTATGTGATGGAGGGGCTGCCGCGCAATATCTCGGCCTCGGCGACGTTCAACTTTTAA